The genomic region TCCCAATAGAACATCCCGCTCATTTATCACACGCCAGTCTTTCGAAAACCAGGATGCAATTTGAGGCTTACTGAACAGATCCTGAACCATCAGCCTGACCTCGCTTGCCTGCAATTCATCCAACTTTCCTTCGAATTTCAGTTGAGCCAATGCCTCATCAAGATCTTCAGCATAACGAATATTCTGAAACAAGACATGCAAAATATTCCCTCTATTTATGGGGGCAAAACTATCAATAGACGCCGCCTCTGAAAAGTCGAAGTAATCTGCAGCATGCGATCGCAATTTCAACCGGTCATCCAGCATAGACGCCGGATATTCAAGTAATCGGGGCACCTCTTCGTAGCTCTCCTCAACCCGCTCTTTGGTCGACAAGACTCCTAATTCAAAGCATTTATTCTCATCGTCCCAATACGAATTGATATGGATGATTTTATTCGATCCAAATTCGTCAGAATACGTGTTGGCATTCTCGAAGATGTGATACAACAAATGACTCACCTTCGAAAACTTGTCTCCCATAGGTAAGGGCGAATAACAAACCAGAACCTCCTCAGCCCGGGTGGTTGCGACATACAAGAGGTTTAAATTATCGATATAAGCCTGAAGTTTTTCGGCAAAATATTCTTTATAATATATGGTCTGCTTTAAATCAGAACCATAACGAATGGGCAAGACATCAACTCGATTAAAACCTTCCAGTTCGGGTTGACACCAAAGAATTTTTGTGTGCTTCACATCATCCAAATCCCAATCGCAAAATGGCAATAAAACCGCCTTAAATTCCAAACCTTTCGATTTGTGGATGGTCAGTATCCGAATGGCATCCTGATGATCGGATACCGATATCACTTCCTTTTCCTTTCTCTCTTCCCAATAATCAATAAAGGAATTCAGGTCGGGAGAATCGCTACGCGTAAAACTCAGAACCAAATCCTGAAAAGCCTCCAGATAAGGAAAATCTGAAGCCCGCTTATTCAAACCAAAAATAGCAATCAATTGCTCTACTAAATCGAAAAGCGCCTGACGTTTCAGGAATGAAATATTTTCGACAAACTCATGGGGAAACAAACCTTTAAATACATCTTCAGGATCTTCGCTTTGCGCAAAAATATCATCCAAATTATCAGGTGTCTCATTTTTTAAATACAGGCGATACTCCTGAAGCAAATAGGCCAGATTGATCTGATCTTCCGGATAAATGAAATACCTCAATAAATGGGTCAAAAAGCTAATCACCGAATTATTTTTAAGGTAGAGCGAGTCATTTGAAATGACATTGTAGTTGACCCCTTCTTTGGCCAAACCCGAGTTTCGATAAGTCATGAGTGTGTTTGCAATCCGCGCACCCTCACGCCCGTTACGAACCAGAATGGCCATATCACCCGCCCTGTAACCTTTAGCTTGTATCTCTTCAATTTGAGCGGGCAATTGTTCCAATACCTTTTCGGTCCACTTCTCACCCTTCTCAACCTCAATCATATTGGCTCTCACATAGCCCGGGCATTTATCATCTCCTCCGGGAAAATCCTGATAAACGTCAGCGTAAGCATTTAGTATGCGCGCACGCTCCACATTTAGCCTTTCTTCCAATGCCGGCGGAATATCTGCATTATAATCGTTCTGTAAAGCCTGAGAGGCTATAGCATACAATGCATTATTAAAATTGATAACATTCTTCGAACTTCGCCAATTTTTGTCCAAAGTCAGGCCATTCACACCTTGATCTTTAAAGTCAACATCCAACTGTTCGGCCAGGAGTTTCCAATCGCCATTTCGCCAACGATAAATCGATTGCTTAACATCGCCTACAACCAAAGAGCGATTGTCCTCAGCCAACGAATTCCCAACCAATGGACGGAAATTATCCCATTGCATTGAAGAGGTATCCTGAAACTCATCAATCATGAAATGCTTGTACACATTCCCGATCTTCTCATACACAAAAGGCGTGTCGTTGGTTCCAATAATACTTCGAAGCAAACGGGAAGCATCTGACAATAAAAAAAGATTCTCATCCTCGGTAAAGGACTTTATCTTTTTAGAGATATCCGTCAGGATACCCAGGGTATAGATATACTTAAGTGTTTTATCGGTTGAGAAATAGAGCTGACACTCGTTGTCAAAATATTCAACCGCATTTTTCAACAAATCACCCAAGCCTGATGAATAAGCCGAAGACACGGCCGCTTTTATATCAGCACTCGCTTTAGCAGTCGTCCATTTATCCGGATTATCAATAGCTGCCAAAACACGGGCTCCGGGTTCAACCATTTCACCCGCTTGCAGTTTATAAAAATAGTTTGCAAAACCCGATTTCCCATAAGAAAAATCAGTTAGACTCAATCCCTGATTTTCGATCAAATAAACAGCCCTGCT from Ancylomarina subtilis harbors:
- a CDS encoding UvrD-helicase domain-containing protein, encoding MSSLNIYRASAGSGKTYTLTREYLKLVFEEAINYRSILAVTFTNKATDEMKSRILKEIYILSKGEKSPYAKELMTINQLDKAALQIKAKEILNRLLHDYSRFSVTTIDSFFQKVVRSFTREIGLQMGFNIELDQRKVLNEVVDLLFLDVDEDAQLRSWLSDFAESKIREGKTWNFKNDILEVGTEVFKEDYMNFDQVLIEKLSDKNFLNAYRKGLKQIKDEFENTLKEIGSRAVYLIENQGLSLTDFSYGKSGFANYFYKLQAGEMVEPGARVLAAIDNPDKWTTAKASADIKAAVSSAYSSGLGDLLKNAVEYFDNECQLYFSTDKTLKYIYTLGILTDISKKIKSFTEDENLFLLSDASRLLRSIIGTNDTPFVYEKIGNVYKHFMIDEFQDTSSMQWDNFRPLVGNSLAEDNRSLVVGDVKQSIYRWRNGDWKLLAEQLDVDFKDQGVNGLTLDKNWRSSKNVINFNNALYAIASQALQNDYNADIPPALEERLNVERARILNAYADVYQDFPGGDDKCPGYVRANMIEVEKGEKWTEKVLEQLPAQIEEIQAKGYRAGDMAILVRNGREGARIANTLMTYRNSGLAKEGVNYNVISNDSLYLKNNSVISFLTHLLRYFIYPEDQINLAYLLQEYRLYLKNETPDNLDDIFAQSEDPEDVFKGLFPHEFVENISFLKRQALFDLVEQLIAIFGLNKRASDFPYLEAFQDLVLSFTRSDSPDLNSFIDYWEERKEKEVISVSDHQDAIRILTIHKSKGLEFKAVLLPFCDWDLDDVKHTKILWCQPELEGFNRVDVLPIRYGSDLKQTIYYKEYFAEKLQAYIDNLNLLYVATTRAEEVLVCYSPLPMGDKFSKVSHLLYHIFENANTYSDEFGSNKIIHINSYWDDENKCFELGVLSTKERVEESYEEVPRLLEYPASMLDDRLKLRSHAADYFDFSEAASIDSFAPINRGNILHVLFQNIRYAEDLDEALAQLKFEGKLDELQASEVRLMVQDLFSKPQIASWFSKDWRVINERDVLLGEGNTLRPDRVIVKGDEAIVIDYKFGKNKEKAHIRQVGAYKKLLQQMNYKKVSAFILYGKLDEVVEV